DNA sequence from the Prosthecobacter sp. SYSU 5D2 genome:
TGAAGAGAGGGGGCAGCCAGGCTCTTCATCCTTATCTTGTTCGTGACCTTCATCTGGCTCGCCTCAGACGATCACCAGGACGATGGCGCTCATCATCAGGAGGGCACCGGCCAGACGCCAGCGGAGCACAGAAGGGCCGAGGTTCTGCTCGAGATTGGCGAACCAATGGCCGACCATCCAGACGAGAAGGACGCTGAGCAGGCCGCGTGAGGCATACACGATGTTCGCAGAGGTGGCTTTGCCATAGACGGCAAGGGTGCTGACGAAGAGGATGCTCTGCGTGCCCAGCAGGACGGAGCCGCCCGTGAGCCATCCCCAGGCCGGCCGGGGAATGGCGCTGAGAGGGGCTGAAAAACGGAAGACGAGGCCACAGGAAAACAACGCATTAATCCAAAAGATGCAGGGCAAAAGCCGCCCCATGCCCCAGTGCGGCCCCCACTTTTGCACCAGGACGTCAAAGATGGCAAAGCACACGGCCCCGGTGCCGCCGGCAATGAGGGTAATGGCCAGCCCGCGCGGTCTTTTTCCCTGGTCCTTCTTGTTCAGAAAGGCGATACCCAGGACGCTCAGAAACGCTGCGCCCCAGAGTTTCAGGCCCACGGCATCGCCAATGATAA
Encoded proteins:
- a CDS encoding DMT family transporter; this encodes MPPTLATLVYPLIAALFYAFGALVLKRSSELGVGLWRTTFVANFIVAGLFSILWLFGGPPVDRDLLWQPGVIAMCLFVGQICQFIALEKGDVSVAVPVFGLKVIIVAFLTPFIIGDAVGLKLWGAAFLSVLGIAFLNKKDQGKRPRGLAITLIAGGTGAVCFAIFDVLVQKWGPHWGMGRLLPCIFWINALFSCGLVFRFSAPLSAIPRPAWGWLTGGSVLLGTQSILFVSTLAVYGKATSANIVYASRGLLSVLLVWMVGHWFANLEQNLGPSVLRWRLAGALLMMSAIVLVIV